The genomic region GAAAAACCAACTATTAAAATTCGAGACTTACTAAAATATAGAATTGATTGCACTTGTAATTCGAATTTCTAGATTCTATTACTGAAGGAACCTGGATTCCCGCCTTCGCGGGAATGACACAGCGACAAAACAACATCAAATTTCTCGCTCACAACTTCTTCCGCAACAGCTCTTCCGCCACTTGCGGATTAGCTTTGCCTTTAGACACCGCCATCACTTGCCCAACTAAAAATTTCAGTGCGTTTTCTTTTCCCGCTTTGAAGTCTGCGACAGATTTTTCATTTTTTGCAAGGACTGCGTCGACGATATTTTCCAGCTCGCCTGCATCGCTCATTTGGATCAAATTTTTCGCCTCAATTATTTGCGATGGATCACCGCCAGTTGCATACATTTCCGCCAGGACTGTTTGCGCTCCGGAAGAACTGATCTTGCCTTCGCCGATAATAGCAATCAGTTCGGCATAATTTTCCGGCGTAATTTTCAAATTTTCTATTCCTTCGCCGTTAGTCATCAGATGCTTTCGCAACTCTCCGACAATATAGTTAGCGGAAAGTGCCAAGCATTTTTCGAGCGTAACGGAAAATTCTTTGCAATCAATTTTCTCCTTAATTTCACTAACGACATTTTCAAAATAATCTGCGAGAGCCGGATCAGTCGTAAGGACTAAAATTGCATCATCGGCGAGAGCATATTCCTCCTTGAAACGCTTCACTTTCTGATCAGGCAATTCCGACAATTTTCTTTTCAGCTCCTTTGCGTATCCTGCATCAAATTGAAATGGCGGGATATCCGGTTCAGGAAAATAGCGATAGTCATGCGCCGATTCTTTCTTGCGTTGAGAAATTGTCATATTACGATTAGAATCCCAACCGCGGGTTTCCTGGACAATCTTCTCGCCTTTTTCCAACGCTTCCGTCTGTCGCTGGATCTCATAAGCAATCGCTTTTTCCACAAATTTGAACGAGTTGATGTTTTTCACTTCCACTTTCGTCCCGGACAGTTTTTCTTCACCTGCTTTGTATAAAGATAAATTAACTTCGCAACGCATATGCCCCTTTTCCATATCCGCGTCCGAAATCTTGAGATACCGACAGATCTGTTGCAACTTCTGGCAAAACACGCGCGCCTCTTCGGCAGTTTCGATGTCCGGTTCCGTCACAAGCTCCATAAGTGGCACACCCGCGCGATTAAAATCAACCAAAGAATAATTCACGCCTTTGGGATGAACCAATTTTCCCGTGTCTTCTTCCAAATGAATTCGTGTCACTCCGATTTTCTTCCCCAAGACATCCAGATGCCCTGCTTCGCAAAATGGCTGGTCATATTGAGAAATTTGATAGCCCTTGGGAATATCGGGATAGAAATAGTTCTTACGGTCAAATTTAGAGTCTAATCGCAACTGACAATTCAAAGCCAACCCAGCCAATTGCACAAACTCAATCGCTTGGCGATTCGGCACAGGAAGCGTCCCGGGTTGCGCCGTGCAAACTGGACAAATGTTGATATTTGGCTCGGTTTCCAATCCGAGTCCGTTTTTGCACGTACAAAACATCTTAGATTTAGTTTTCAGTTCCACATGGATTTCCATGCCGATGACGGGGGTGTATTTACTCATATAATCAAAATTTATTACTGATCAACTTTTTTCATACTAACTGAAAACTACGGATAAATCAATTCTGGCCAAAAAGTTTCTTTTAATATAAAACGCTGTATTTCAAGACCACGGAGTTAGTATTGATCTTCTCAATGCTATTTAGCTTCAACTCTGCATCAAAATCACCCTTAAACAGCGAGAGTCCATCGCCAAATATTTTTGGCTCAATTGTAATCCAGATTTCATCGATTAATTTACGCTCCAAGAAAAGCCCGTTGATAAAAGCGCCACCGCCAAGAATCGCCGACTCATATCCCAAGCCTTCCAACTCTCCAATAACCGCTTCTGGCTCGCCCTTGACCCACTTCACGCCTTCAATTGTTTTTGGGTTTTCTTCCAAAGTGAAAACCACATTCAAACGCTCTTTCAGCGGAGAAGGAAAAGTGAAAAAAGTCTTATCCCCCATGATTACAACACCGGCTTCTTTGGAAGCTTTTTGAAATAATTTTTTATCCTCTCTGCTTGTCCAATCAGGAAAATGATCGCTGGACTTGGCAATTTTGCCATCCAATGTCATCGCCATCATCATTATTACTTTCATAAATAAAATTCTACTTTAAATTTGTTATTTATTCCAATCACTTGATCGATATCTATTCTGCTTCGAATTTGCATGCCAACTATTTACATCACTAAGATAAATTTCCTTAAAGATTTTTTTAGCAGTATTTGTAAACAATTTCGGAGGAATCACTTTCTTTCGCCCCCCTACTTTTGATTGAAAGATTTTTTCATTAGCATCTTTTTGCTCCATCAGCTCCAAATCTATGTCTAGATTATCTGCGTCTTTGACAATTTTTGCTTCAATCGTTTCTCTTTTTTCCATTTCTTTGAACAGTTCCATGAATTCTTTTTCAAAAGTAGTCCCAGCGAGCGTGTCCTGGACTGCTTGTTCTTCATTTCTTTTGACATATTGTCGCGACATATAGTCCACATCCATCGACCGGCTTTCGGAAATATCATGGGAAAGTGCCAGTTTCATTATCCGTTCATGGTTACCCCTTTTTTCTTTCTTGGCGATGAGAAGGGCCAGCCACATTACCCGAAAGGTATGCTCCGTGTCGTTAGCTACTTTGGTCAAAAAAAACCGCTGCCAAGCCCTTTGCATAAATCTCATCCGTCCCACTTCAAACAAAAAATCGATATCCCTTTGCATTGCATTCAACTTAAAGATTATGTATAATCCATATACTAGCACATTTGGACTAGCCAGTAAACTTGTTAAATATTTAACTTCAATATATGCCAACATTTAGTGACATTGTGCCCATGAAGCCCTTCGCGGAAAGAACGCCAGATGAGCAATATAAAAATATGCTCCGGGATGTTTTGGAAAACGGTGTAGAAGCAATTTCTCAGCAAGGCACTAACGCCCTAACCAGAATTGGCTCAATTCCGATGCGCTTTAAGCTAGAAAATGGCTTCCCAGTGATAACCGAACGCAATATGAACCCAACAATGGCCACACTCCCGGTCACAATCTGGCAACAAGCGATTGGCGAGATTTGTGGTTTCATTAACGGCGCTCGGACTGTCGAAGAATTGGAAAAATATGGTTGTTACTGGTGGGATATGTGGTGTACAGAAAAAAAATGCTCCAAGCGCGGTCTCCCCACGGGAGATTTAGGACCAGGCTCATATGGCGCCGCATTTCATGATTTTCCTACGAGCGAAGGAACGCCTTTCAATCAATTTCAACATATCGTTGAACAAATTAAAGAAGAACCACAACTGCGAACGCATTTTATCTCTCCCTGGATCCCGCAATACACAGGACGAGGAAAAGGCAAGACCCAAAAAGTAGTCGTTTGCCCATGCCATGGCTGGATCAATATCCGCATTGTTAATAATAAGCTCACCCTGCACATGATGCAACGCTCAGGAGACACGCCAATTGGTGTGCCGTCTAATATGGTGCAATATGCCGCCCTCACAATGATGCTGGCTCACGTCACGGGCACTGAGGCCTATGAATATGTCCACACCATCTCTGACGCCCATATCTTTGTTGATCAAATTTTTGCGGTAGAAAAAATGCTTGAGCGCGAATCACGACCACTCCCGACAATGAAAATCAATACAGAAAAAACAAATTTATTCGATTTTCGCCGAGAAGATTTCGAACTTTCTGATTATAACCCACATCCGGGCATCAAAGGCATTCCTGTCGCGATATAAAATATTTAAGAAAAATATATGGCCAGCAAAAAATATACGGAAAAAGAAAAAAAGGGTTACCTGGATTTCAATCATGCCAGAACCCCAGAACAGATTGAGCTGATGAAAAAAATTGTGGAAGATGGCGTTTGTCCATTTTGCCCAGAATATCTGCTTAAATATCATCCCAAGCCAATTCTCAAGGAAGGCAAGTGGTGGTATGTTTCAGAGAATATGAGCCCCTATGAAGGCACAAGAGTGCACCTCATGTTTTTCTATAAAAAACACACTAACCTCACCTCCGAAATTGACCCGGAAGCGGCCAAGGAACTTTTTGAGCTGATTGGTTGGGCAGAGAAGGAATATGAAATGGAGGGGGGCTCATTTTTCGTGCGCTTTGGCAAAAGCGAATACACTGGCGGAAGTGTCGATCACTATCATGTCCAACTGCTCGTCGGCAATGCCAAGGGAACTGACGCAGAATATGACAAATTGAAAGTAAAATTAGGCTACAAAAAGCTCCTAAAGTAAACTCGATTTTTCAAAGCACCCTGCCATGCAGGGTGTTTTTGGTTGACAAAAGGATGAATATCCGCTATCCTACAGCATAAAGTTCATTAAGAAATATACGCTCAATTCGTCAATAGATTCATGTTGATTGAAGAGTTTATCATATTTTTAGTTTGTCGGTTTTTAACCCGAGAAGGATTCAAATGTGAATCCGATTATATTGGTCAAAAACATCTACGAAGGAGACACGACATGAAGAAAGAAAATGTGCCCAAAGGAGTTGATTTATCAACGATCCGCTCAAAAAAACAACTCGCAGCAACCCTGTCGGCAGAATGCCCCTGGTGCAAGTCCGATCATGACCAGGAAAGTCCCTTGATCATAAATCTGGGACTCGTAAAGATCAGGTACAACGTTTTTGAAAAACCCTCCAGGGATATGTTCATCATTCACACCGTCAAACACGTTTCCAGGAGAGAATTAACAAAAGAAGAGGCCTTCCAATTGATTCAGGCAGAAATCTGGCTGCTTGACAACTGGCATTGGGAGATTCAAGGATGCAGTATTATCCATCGCGTTAATGGTCTCAACTGCAACGCAAGTTCCGTTCCGGACAAGCATTATTTTAAGATGCTCGTGGCACCAGATGGAACCGGCAGCCCTGTCTACGAAACCTTGTTCAAGGATAACTCACTGGAAGCCGTGGCTCGCCGAAAGGAAAGAGCCGAAAATTTTTTTAAATAAAAAACACTTACAAAAAAGCGAGGATGATCCATGAAACGTGCATTTGAGATGGCAACACCGTTGGCCCTGCTGACGCGTGATGAACTCGGGTATTATCTCGGATTAAACCCCCAAAAACTCACCGCCCTGAAACTTCTAGGCGAGGACACCGCCGAAAACATTGGTACTTTTTTTGAGGCCTTCGTCAAAGGAAACGCCGTGATAATCCAGATGCCAGGTAAAGAGGAAAGGGAGTTGTTGTCCGATTTACAATTCCACCCCGCAAGCGATCATCGCCTGGAAAGAAAAGATTTGGCGTTTTTCGATGTCATGCCCGAAGGAATTTTTTTGACCAAACAAAGCTCAGCGGTTTTCACTTTGATCTGTGAGGCAGGACGAATGTTCTGGAAGCGTGTAGACGGTGGAGAAGACAACGTAGAAGAAATAACGGAAAGTGTTGTCTTTCTATGCAAACCGGCAAAATCGGCATCAGTCCAATAAGCTTAACGCTATATCAATAGCAACCACCACCCCCAAGGATACTTGGGGGCCATTTTTTTAGAAGGTTCTATTTTTCATACGCCACATTCCCCAAATCTTTTTCTTGTGGCAATTCCATATCAACCAAGATTATTTCCACCCCTTTTTCTTTCAAGATGCTTTCTCCATCGAGAACTCCATAGCCGATGTTGTAATAAAGTTTTTTGATTCCGCTGTAGGCGATTGACTTGGCGCACGGCGGGCAAGGAAAGTGGGTCACATAGATGCTTGCCCCCTCAAGACTAATCCCCTGTCTGGCCGCTTCTGCAATAACTGCCGCTTCAGCGTGAATGGCCGTTGAAAGATCGAGATGCATGCCCTTATGAAAGCCACTGCGCGGATCTCCGTTCACAAATGGCATATGTTCTGACGGAACATGATGATTACAAGCAGAAAGAATTATTTCTCCGTCTTTCACAACGACGCTACCAACTCTGCGCCACCAGTCCGAACTCTCTTTCGACGCATCATTAGCCAAAAGCATCAGTTGCTTGTCAAACTTAGCTTGTGAAATTTTTATGTCAGGATTGACGGGAAATTCCCGCACAGTATTGTGTTTATCCCAACGTAAAAAAATTGCATCAAAAATCACTTTTTTATCGGAAAAATATTCCTTAGCAAGGGTGCGCATAATATCCTCGTTAGGCATGATAATTTCCACTTCTTCCTTCTGGAACTGCTCTAGCTTTTTTTCGTCCAAAACTCGCACTTCGTCAAAAACCCCTAGAGACTCAACCGCTTTTTGCATCTTTTTTGGATCAAGAGCGCGAATTTCTTTGTAAAGGTAATCAAATTTTGAAATCAACTCTGACCCAAAAATATAGAGCTGGGCATCTTTATATTTTTCAAAAAAACGCAAATAACCCGCGTGAAGCACTGGGACGTAGGCGATGATTATTTTCTTTAATTTTTTATTTTCCGTGTCCATATTTTTAGTTTATTACTCTTTTGTAGGATCCTTTTTCTTTTTCTCTTCCTTGATTTCACTTAAGGACCGTTCAATTGCTTCAAGAATCCGTGGCGTCAATTTTTCCTCTAATTTCTTGGCAGTTGAAATTTGCAAGCGGCGAATTTTGGCGCTAGTGGAAGTAGTTGCTTGTGGCTCAAGCACGACTATTTTTCCACAAAATTCATTTAATTCTTCCAATTGTTTTTTATTATAAGTTTCTTGGGTGGCGATAAGAACATCCGGCTTCACCATTTTTGTCATTTGCCACTTTGGAGCGTTATGTGGTTTCAGAACAACCAAATCGACATAGCGCAAATGCGCCACCATTTCCATTCTTTCATTTTGCGGTACAATTGGGCGATCTGGTCCCTTTCTGATCCTAATTTTCTTATCATCATCCACTCCGACCACTAAAATATCCCCGTGCTTTTTCGCTTCCATAAAATATCTAGCGTGTCCGATATGCACCATATCCCAAGATCCCATCGTGAGAACGATTTTCATTCCTAGTCCCTTGCAATGGCTAATAGCCGCTTCCAATTCCTCGGGATCCAAGATGCACTTACCGCCGAATAGTCCCTTGGGTTGAACGATTTTTTCCTTTTCAGTTCCCTTTTCTTTCTTTTTCATTTTACGCATAGTCTCTTTGATTAGCCGATTAATCCAGTCCCCCAGAAAATTATTTCTTTAAATCTTCGATAATTTTATCCACTTGATGATATAACTCCAAAAATGTGCTTTCATTATTAACCACGAAATCGGCATAATTTTTCAAATCTTTAATCTGTGATTCAGCTTCTTTTTCATTGTCAGCGACAAACTCCGCATAGGTTTTTTGGGCGTCATCACTGTTTTCTCTCCGCTTAGTAATGCGATGATAACGAGTGTCCAAGTCCGCTTCGATATAGACCAGCTTAAAACCCGGGAGGCTTTTGAGATATTTGATGTCTGCCATCCGGCGCACGCCATCAATCACGATCACTTGATGCACATCCGCTTCCACATCATGACAAACTACGCGAGACAAAATGTCACCGTCAAAATTATCCCGAAAAAGTGTGGAAATTTTTTGCAAATTTTCCCGACTTTCTTCCAGATGCATCCGACGCGCCACATCTCGCAACGATGTTGAAAAGCGATGCGCACTGCCGTTATGCGTCTCTGTGATATGTTTGGCTATCGTGCCTTTGCCACTGGCAATTTCTCCCGCAATACCTAAGATGATTTTCATGAGTTTCATTTTTTACCGTGTCATTCCCGCGAAGGCGGGAATCCAGGCTCCACTAGTTATAAATTACGAACAATCAAATTATGAATCCTCTAACTTCCCTTTACTAACCAGTAAATTCTGTTTTTCTTTTGCTTGAAACCTGAGGTGTCTGGATCCCTGCCTTCGCGAGCCTGCCTGCCGGTAGGCAGGGATGACACAAGAAAGAAAACAAGTATGTAACTCTTCTATTTTACCCCTCTTTCCCGCTCTCGTCAAAAAAGAAAAGGCCACCGAGAACGTCCC from Parcubacteria group bacterium harbors:
- the gatB gene encoding Asp-tRNA(Asn)/Glu-tRNA(Gln) amidotransferase subunit GatB, with amino-acid sequence MSKYTPVIGMEIHVELKTKSKMFCTCKNGLGLETEPNINICPVCTAQPGTLPVPNRQAIEFVQLAGLALNCQLRLDSKFDRKNYFYPDIPKGYQISQYDQPFCEAGHLDVLGKKIGVTRIHLEEDTGKLVHPKGVNYSLVDFNRAGVPLMELVTEPDIETAEEARVFCQKLQQICRYLKISDADMEKGHMRCEVNLSLYKAGEEKLSGTKVEVKNINSFKFVEKAIAYEIQRQTEALEKGEKIVQETRGWDSNRNMTISQRKKESAHDYRYFPEPDIPPFQFDAGYAKELKRKLSELPDQKVKRFKEEYALADDAILVLTTDPALADYFENVVSEIKEKIDCKEFSVTLEKCLALSANYIVGELRKHLMTNGEGIENLKITPENYAELIAIIGEGKISSSGAQTVLAEMYATGGDPSQIIEAKNLIQMSDAGELENIVDAVLAKNEKSVADFKAGKENALKFLVGQVMAVSKGKANPQVAEELLRKKL
- a CDS encoding dihydrofolate reductase family protein — protein: MKVIMMMAMTLDGKIAKSSDHFPDWTSREDKKLFQKASKEAGVVIMGDKTFFTFPSPLKERLNVVFTLEENPKTIEGVKWVKGEPEAVIGELEGLGYESAILGGGAFINGLFLERKLIDEIWITIEPKIFGDGLSLFKGDFDAELKLNSIEKINTNSVVLKYSVLY
- a CDS encoding HD domain-containing protein — its product is MQRDIDFLFEVGRMRFMQRAWQRFFLTKVANDTEHTFRVMWLALLIAKKEKRGNHERIMKLALSHDISESRSMDVDYMSRQYVKRNEEQAVQDTLAGTTFEKEFMELFKEMEKRETIEAKIVKDADNLDIDLELMEQKDANEKIFQSKVGGRKKVIPPKLFTNTAKKIFKEIYLSDVNSWHANSKQNRYRSSDWNK
- the thyA gene encoding thymidylate synthase: MPTFSDIVPMKPFAERTPDEQYKNMLRDVLENGVEAISQQGTNALTRIGSIPMRFKLENGFPVITERNMNPTMATLPVTIWQQAIGEICGFINGARTVEELEKYGCYWWDMWCTEKKCSKRGLPTGDLGPGSYGAAFHDFPTSEGTPFNQFQHIVEQIKEEPQLRTHFISPWIPQYTGRGKGKTQKVVVCPCHGWINIRIVNNKLTLHMMQRSGDTPIGVPSNMVQYAALTMMLAHVTGTEAYEYVHTISDAHIFVDQIFAVEKMLERESRPLPTMKINTEKTNLFDFRREDFELSDYNPHPGIKGIPVAI
- a CDS encoding deaminase, whose amino-acid sequence is MDTENKKLKKIIIAYVPVLHAGYLRFFEKYKDAQLYIFGSELISKFDYLYKEIRALDPKKMQKAVESLGVFDEVRVLDEKKLEQFQKEEVEIIMPNEDIMRTLAKEYFSDKKVIFDAIFLRWDKHNTVREFPVNPDIKISQAKFDKQLMLLANDASKESSDWWRRVGSVVVKDGEIILSACNHHVPSEHMPFVNGDPRSGFHKGMHLDLSTAIHAEAAVIAEAARQGISLEGASIYVTHFPCPPCAKSIAYSGIKKLYYNIGYGVLDGESILKEKGVEIILVDMELPQEKDLGNVAYEK
- a CDS encoding adenylyltransferase/cytidyltransferase family protein, whose protein sequence is MRKMKKKEKGTEKEKIVQPKGLFGGKCILDPEELEAAISHCKGLGMKIVLTMGSWDMVHIGHARYFMEAKKHGDILVVGVDDDKKIRIRKGPDRPIVPQNERMEMVAHLRYVDLVVLKPHNAPKWQMTKMVKPDVLIATQETYNKKQLEELNEFCGKIVVLEPQATTSTSAKIRRLQISTAKKLEEKLTPRILEAIERSLSEIKEEKKKKDPTKE
- a CDS encoding AAA family ATPase, producing MKLMKIILGIAGEIASGKGTIAKHITETHNGSAHRFSTSLRDVARRMHLEESRENLQKISTLFRDNFDGDILSRVVCHDVEADVHQVIVIDGVRRMADIKYLKSLPGFKLVYIEADLDTRYHRITKRRENSDDAQKTYAEFVADNEKEAESQIKDLKNYADFVVNNESTFLELYHQVDKIIEDLKK